ATTTCTTTCCCTCCCCTGAGAGCCCCGAAGGGATTCCCTCCCCGACGGGCGCCGGTCTGCCCAACGCCCGGAAGTGCCAGCCCGCCGCGGTCCAGCGGTCCGCGTCGAGTACCCCCCTGCCGTCCACGATCCACGGCCGGTTCACCAGCTGAGCGGCTCGCTCCGGGTCGATCTCCCGGAACTGCGGCCACTCGGTCAGATGCAGCACGAGGTCGGCTCCCCTGAGCGCCTCCTGTGCCGACATCGCGTAGCCGAGGAGCGGGAACGCCTTGCGGGCGTTGTCCAGCGCCTCGGGGTCGAAGACCGTGACGTCGGCGCCGTCCAGGCGCAGCCGGGCGGCCACGTTGAGCGCCGGTGAGTCACGGATGTCGTCGGAGTCGGGCTTGAAGGCCGCTCCGAGTACGGCGACGCGGGCCCCGAGCACCGATCCGCCGCACAGCTCCCGCGCCAGGTCGACAACCTTGTCGCGGCGCCGCATGTTGATCGCGTCGACCTCGCGCAGGAACGACAGCGAGACCCCGAGCTCGTCGGCCCGGTGCGCGAAGGCGCGGATGTCCTTGGGCAGGCAGCCCCCGCCGAAGCCGACCCCTGCACGCAGGAACTTCCGGCCGATCCGGTCGTCGTACCCGATGGCCTCGGCGAGGACACCGACATCCCCACCCGCGGCCTCGCAGATCTCGGCCATCGCGTTGATGAAGGAGATCTTGGTGGCGAGGAACGCGTTGGCGGCCGTCTTGACCAGCTCGGCGGTGGGGTGGTCGGCGACGACGACGGGGGTGCCGGCGTCGAGGACCGGTGCGTACACCGAGCGCAGGACCGCTTCCGCCCGCGCGGAGCGGACGCCGAACACCAGCCGGTCCGGGCGCAGGGTGTCCTCGACGGCGAAGCCCTCGCGCAGGAACTCCGGGTTCCAGGCGACCTCGACGCCCTCGAGGAGGCCGGCCAGCCGCTCGGCCGTCCCCACGGGCACGGTCGACTTGCCGACCAGCAGCGAGCCCTCGCGCGCGTGCTCGGCGATCGCCGTGAAGGCCGCGTCGACGTAGGTCAGGTCGGCGCCTTCCGAACCCTGGCGCTGCGGGGTTCCGACACACACGAAGTGCACGTCACCGAAGGCCCCGGCCTCCGCGTAGTCGGTCGTGAACCCGAGCCGTCCGCTCGCCGTGTGCTTCGCGATCAGCTCGGGCAGCCCGGGCTCGTGGAAGGGCACCCGGCCCGCCTGCAACGCGGCGACCTTGTCGGGGTCCACGTCGACCCCGAGCACCTCGTGTCCGAGCTCCGCCATGCAGGCGGCGTGGGTGGCACCGAGATAGCCGGTGCCGATGACTGTGAGCCGCATCCAGCGGCCTCCTTCACAACTCCGTGTCAGCCGCTACTTGCGCTCGAGAACCTGGACCACGACGTGGTTCAGCTTCACCGTGCGTCCGGCCTTGAAGGACTTCTCG
Above is a window of Streptomyces griseorubiginosus DNA encoding:
- a CDS encoding UDP-glucose/GDP-mannose dehydrogenase family protein, which produces MRLTVIGTGYLGATHAACMAELGHEVLGVDVDPDKVAALQAGRVPFHEPGLPELIAKHTASGRLGFTTDYAEAGAFGDVHFVCVGTPQRQGSEGADLTYVDAAFTAIAEHAREGSLLVGKSTVPVGTAERLAGLLEGVEVAWNPEFLREGFAVEDTLRPDRLVFGVRSARAEAVLRSVYAPVLDAGTPVVVADHPTAELVKTAANAFLATKISFINAMAEICEAAGGDVGVLAEAIGYDDRIGRKFLRAGVGFGGGCLPKDIRAFAHRADELGVSLSFLREVDAINMRRRDKVVDLARELCGGSVLGARVAVLGAAFKPDSDDIRDSPALNVAARLRLDGADVTVFDPEALDNARKAFPLLGYAMSAQEALRGADLVLHLTEWPQFREIDPERAAQLVNRPWIVDGRGVLDADRWTAAGWHFRALGRPAPVGEGIPSGLSGEGKK